One Eurosta solidaginis isolate ZX-2024a chromosome 5, ASM4086904v1, whole genome shotgun sequence DNA segment encodes these proteins:
- the LOC137252252 gene encoding titin homolog: MSSFSQSVAKRSRASANQLSKMVDLLSANPGLATGEFAKLHGKLKYRIKWKEIAEQLNAAGGTEKSVDQWLKVWRDLKSRTKRGSGHIRSKRTCLTDIECRVVALLHGNYADEKTFDEDEMLLESEDASISRWEVDLEGAEERSEYQTSSISEEEFKVQDSVPNTFTQPPDKNIEQDLMKTSDSNDRFLKIIQQQSDTLRILAESSASNAQAIQSVAEATRSIAEVTKSLFVQRKIV; this comes from the exons ATGTCGAGTTTCAGCCAATCTGTAGCAAAAAGAAGCCGGGCGTCAGCAAACCAACTAAGTAAGATGGTGGACTTATTATCGGCGAATCCTGGTTTAGCGACGGGAGAATTTGCAAAACTCCATGGCAAGTTGAAATACAGGATAAAATGGAAGGAGATTGCCGAACAATTGAATGCTGCCGGAGGAACAGAAAAGTCTGTAGACCAATGGCTTAAA GTTTGGCGGGACTTGAAAAGCCGCACTAAGAGAGGGTCCGGCCATATTCGGTCTAAAAGAACTTGCCTGACAGACATAGAATGTAGGGTAGTAGCTCTGCTTCATGGGAATTATGCCGATGAAAAAACTTTTGACGAAGAT gaaatgctATTAGAGAGTGAAGATGCGTCTATTTCACGCTGGGAGGTGGATCTAGAGGGTGCGGAAGAGCGGAGTGAATATCAAACTTCATCTATATCAGAAGAAGAATTCAAGGTGCAGGATAGTGTGCCAAATACATTTACACAGCCACCGGATAAGAACATCGAGCAAGATCTGATGAAAACATCAGATTCAAATGACAGGTTTTTAAAGATTATCCAACAACAGAGCGATACTTTACGG ATTCTTGCTGAAAGCAGTGCATCAAATGCTCAAGCAATTCAGTCAGTTGCTGAGGCCACCCGTTCGATAGCAGAGGTCACTAAGTCGCTATTTGTACAAAGGAAAATAGTTTAA
- the LOC137252253 gene encoding uncharacterized protein isoform X1: MPNSTPSLYLPAFMSTNQEFVKNESCLVVPNRDSYGDLPKFRTILSPLQSEPFISNMKENDTFGAKSQYLARKNCSTQTDIHDVQQISCETQTHEILLQCAMESEITRLRVENLKLREENEKLKGNIANTAIVMSAVESVFTEGQMQKMLLRGYYIIILFHQGKKACKSELVEPQLTRKQT; encoded by the exons atgcccaactccactccgtCGCTATATTTACCGGCTTTTAT GAGTACTAATCAAGAGTTTGTTAAAAACGAAAGTTGTCTCGTCGTCCCCAACCGTGATTCCTACGGTGATCTACCAAAAtttcggacaatactttcgccgctacaaagTGAACCTTTCATCTCTAATATGAAAGAAAA tgacACGTTTGGAGCGAAAAGCCAATACTTGGCACGGAAAaactgcagcacacaaacggatatacaTGATGTTCAACAAATAAGctgtgaaacccagacgca tgaAATATTACTCCAGTGTGCAATGGAATCAGAAATTACCCGCTTGAGGGTGGAAAATCTTAAGCTACGTGAGGAGAATGAAAAATTGAAAGGAAATATTGCCAACACGGCCATCGTAATGTCTGCCGTGGAGTCTGTTTTTACAGAAGGACAGATGCAGAAGATGTTGCTACGTG gatactacataataatcttatttcatcaggggaagaaagcatgcaaaAGTGAGCTagtcgaaccacagctaactcgcaaacaaacttga
- the LOC137252253 gene encoding uncharacterized protein isoform X2, with protein sequence MPNSTPSLYLPAFMSTNQEFVKNESCLVVPNRDSYGDLPKFRTILSPLQSEPFISNMKENDTFGAKSQYLARKNCSTQTDIHDVQQISCETQTHEILLQCAMESEITRLRVENLKLREENEKLKGNIANTAIVMSAVESVFTEGQMQKMLLRGQYIEKRE encoded by the exons atgcccaactccactccgtCGCTATATTTACCGGCTTTTAT GAGTACTAATCAAGAGTTTGTTAAAAACGAAAGTTGTCTCGTCGTCCCCAACCGTGATTCCTACGGTGATCTACCAAAAtttcggacaatactttcgccgctacaaagTGAACCTTTCATCTCTAATATGAAAGAAAA tgacACGTTTGGAGCGAAAAGCCAATACTTGGCACGGAAAaactgcagcacacaaacggatatacaTGATGTTCAACAAATAAGctgtgaaacccagacgca tgaAATATTACTCCAGTGTGCAATGGAATCAGAAATTACCCGCTTGAGGGTGGAAAATCTTAAGCTACGTGAGGAGAATGAAAAATTGAAAGGAAATATTGCCAACACGGCCATCGTAATGTCTGCCGTGGAGTCTGTTTTTACAGAAGGACAGATGCAGAAGATGTTGCTACGTG GGCAATACATAGAAAAAAGGGAATGA